A single region of the Streptomyces virginiae genome encodes:
- a CDS encoding helix-turn-helix domain-containing protein — MHGTGAEVHGARGVFAVDSTAPGSAPRGLDVFRRGWETQVGDDVFQLPAFSSDTIGDFRVKGNVAKVHGAAIADLHAASATRTADVPGGDQDLVAMYVVRRGAWTLGGSPGYGDRTVSAGQFLVRHLGSLTAFETSAHLTAKFLVLPPGELKPLLGTRGITGPADSAEMRLLTALTDMIHTTVADLGPAGVVAAESTLIELTKAVAKGRFDDVEPRLAPALTQAAKDLANRRLADPELSPVMLARELNVSVRTLHRAFAAVGEQVTTYIRHRRLHEARLALAAPSGRLSISELAAHWQFADGSHFTRAFKKHYGRTPTEYARSTRAASPSPNRPPPEREPAESACACVDR; from the coding sequence ATGCACGGTACTGGAGCGGAGGTCCACGGCGCGCGCGGGGTGTTCGCAGTGGACTCCACCGCCCCGGGCTCCGCACCGCGTGGGCTCGACGTCTTCCGGCGCGGGTGGGAGACGCAGGTCGGCGACGATGTCTTCCAACTCCCGGCCTTCAGCTCGGACACGATCGGTGACTTCCGGGTCAAGGGCAACGTGGCCAAGGTGCACGGCGCGGCGATAGCCGATCTTCACGCCGCGTCGGCAACCCGGACCGCGGACGTCCCGGGCGGCGATCAGGACCTGGTGGCCATGTACGTCGTGCGGCGCGGCGCATGGACTCTGGGCGGCTCGCCCGGTTACGGCGACCGGACCGTGTCGGCCGGGCAGTTCCTCGTCCGGCACCTCGGGAGCCTGACCGCCTTCGAGACGTCGGCGCACCTCACGGCGAAGTTCCTCGTCCTGCCCCCCGGTGAGCTCAAGCCCCTGCTCGGGACCCGAGGCATCACCGGGCCGGCGGACTCGGCCGAGATGCGCTTGCTGACGGCCCTGACCGACATGATTCACACGACCGTGGCCGACCTCGGCCCGGCCGGTGTGGTGGCTGCCGAAAGCACCCTGATCGAGCTGACCAAGGCGGTGGCGAAGGGCCGGTTCGACGACGTGGAACCCCGATTGGCTCCCGCGCTCACCCAGGCGGCCAAGGACCTCGCGAACCGTCGGCTCGCCGATCCCGAACTCTCCCCGGTGATGCTCGCGCGTGAACTCAACGTCTCCGTCCGTACGCTGCACCGTGCGTTCGCCGCGGTGGGTGAGCAGGTGACGACCTACATCCGCCACCGGCGACTGCATGAGGCCCGGCTCGCCCTTGCCGCGCCGTCAGGGCGCCTGAGCATCTCGGAACTCGCCGCACACTGGCAGTTCGCGGACGGCAGTCACTTCACCCGAGCCTTCAAGAAGCACTACGGTCGGACCCCCACCGAGTACGCCCGCTCGACCCGAGCAGCCTCGCCCTCGCCGAACCGGCCCCCGCCGGAACGGGAGCCGGCCGAAAGCGCGTGCGCCTGCGTCGACAGGTGA
- a CDS encoding acyl-CoA thioesterase: MNSSEHQSAGVQVDVPVRQADLGRDGSASTIGMARWLEDARIRLRLHRFERLIGEGRFGPFRILLVGQHISRLAPAGPVGTRVQVHTGVRRVGRSSVTFEQEITVGDERVGRGDATIVLADDSGSLQLPDELIADLDEMRLPETGAPGSSAATRLRPERLHRAHYSYWAPLRSRIGDVDSNQHVNFIALATWYDEAVAAYTSDSIGTTAGGSVPDLSPWSYRIQYLGEVTYPGDYEVALTVRSVDTGSVHYELGVFRGSTCLGVADAIGPHGELPSRRLQLVPAKL; encoded by the coding sequence ATGAACTCTTCTGAACATCAGAGCGCCGGCGTCCAGGTCGACGTCCCGGTGCGACAGGCCGATCTCGGCCGAGACGGCTCGGCAAGCACGATCGGCATGGCCCGCTGGCTGGAAGACGCCCGGATCCGGCTGCGGCTGCACCGCTTCGAACGCCTCATCGGCGAGGGGAGGTTCGGCCCGTTCCGGATACTGCTCGTCGGTCAACACATCAGCCGGCTCGCTCCGGCCGGACCGGTCGGCACCCGCGTGCAGGTGCACACCGGCGTGCGGCGGGTCGGGCGCTCCTCCGTCACCTTCGAACAGGAGATCACGGTCGGCGACGAGCGCGTGGGCCGTGGCGACGCGACGATCGTGCTCGCCGACGACTCGGGGTCGCTCCAGCTTCCCGACGAGCTGATCGCCGATCTCGACGAGATGCGGCTACCGGAGACAGGGGCGCCAGGAAGCTCGGCCGCCACCCGTCTGCGCCCCGAGCGCCTGCACCGTGCCCACTACTCGTACTGGGCCCCGCTGCGTTCCCGGATCGGCGACGTCGACTCCAACCAGCACGTCAACTTCATCGCACTGGCCACGTGGTACGACGAGGCCGTCGCCGCATACACCTCGGACTCGATCGGGACGACTGCCGGGGGCTCGGTGCCGGATCTGTCGCCCTGGTCGTACCGGATCCAGTATCTCGGTGAGGTGACCTACCCGGGCGACTACGAGGTCGCGCTCACGGTCCGTTCCGTCGACACCGGTTCCGTGCACTACGAACTCGGTGTCTTCCGAGGCAGCACCTGCCTGGGCGTGGCCGACGCCATCGGCCCCCACGGCGAACTGCCCTCCCGCCGCTTGCAGTTGGTTCCGGCGAAGCTCTGA
- a CDS encoding NADPH-dependent F420 reductase — translation MTKIAVLGNGRVGGNLAAALTRAGHEVTVADRAPGAAADAARTARIVINATPGAGSLERLTALREELHGKILIDVSNATTDGPDGLPADLIHPGSSLAEQLQAALPETHVVKTLNTMLFPVMTAPATLTQPPTAFLSGEDPPAKQAVRELLVDLGWHKEWITDLGGIRTARATEAAILFVPHIIRSTGFTPFAISIAR, via the coding sequence ATGACCAAGATCGCAGTTCTCGGAAACGGCCGCGTCGGCGGCAACCTGGCCGCAGCCCTCACCCGGGCCGGGCACGAGGTGACCGTCGCGGACCGCGCGCCGGGTGCCGCCGCCGACGCCGCCCGGACGGCCCGGATCGTCATCAACGCCACCCCGGGCGCCGGCTCCCTGGAACGCCTCACCGCCCTGCGCGAAGAGCTGCACGGCAAGATCCTCATCGACGTCTCCAACGCCACCACCGACGGACCGGACGGACTGCCCGCCGACCTCATCCACCCCGGCTCGAGCCTCGCCGAACAGCTCCAGGCGGCACTCCCGGAAACACACGTCGTCAAGACGCTCAACACCATGCTCTTCCCGGTGATGACCGCGCCGGCCACGCTCACCCAGCCGCCGACCGCCTTCCTCTCCGGCGAGGACCCGCCGGCCAAGCAGGCCGTCCGCGAACTCCTCGTCGACCTCGGCTGGCACAAGGAATGGATCACCGATCTCGGCGGGATCCGGACCGCCCGCGCCACGGAGGCCGCGATTCTGTTCGTCCCGCACATCATCCGGTCCACCGGATTCACCCCCTTCGCGATCTCGATCGCCCGCTGA
- a CDS encoding 3'(2'),5'-bisphosphate nucleotidase CysQ, translating to MSGTLQTTDAVTSDADLLDHTATAVRAAGAVLRERFGDVVRYETREELMRALAVNDDAALDILRPRLTSLRPQAGWVEDELDGGALPPGEWWVVDPAEGNVNHLHALPDWAVTATLVRENQPVLTVVHLPLTGETYTALTGAGAHLDGRPLHVSGAADLGLSIVATSQARPDEDEKVVRRVGSSITAMLFDALVVRTAVPATLHLTNVAAGRIDAFWQFAGARADLLPGALLVTEAGGRISDAEGRPWTPQSDSFLAAAPGVHAEAAATLTR from the coding sequence ATGTCCGGAACACTTCAGACCACCGACGCCGTCACCTCCGACGCCGACCTGCTCGACCACACCGCGACCGCCGTGCGCGCCGCCGGTGCCGTGCTGCGTGAGCGCTTCGGCGACGTGGTCCGCTACGAGACCCGCGAAGAGCTGATGCGCGCGCTCGCCGTCAACGACGACGCGGCCCTCGACATCCTGCGCCCCCGTCTCACGAGCCTGCGCCCGCAGGCCGGTTGGGTGGAGGACGAGTTGGACGGAGGGGCGCTGCCGCCCGGCGAGTGGTGGGTCGTGGACCCGGCCGAAGGCAACGTCAACCACCTGCACGCCCTGCCCGATTGGGCGGTGACCGCCACGCTCGTACGGGAGAACCAGCCCGTGCTCACCGTGGTCCACCTGCCGTTGACCGGCGAGACCTACACCGCGCTCACCGGCGCCGGCGCCCACCTCGACGGCCGGCCGCTGCACGTCTCCGGCGCCGCGGACCTCGGCCTGAGCATCGTGGCCACCAGCCAGGCCCGGCCGGACGAGGACGAGAAGGTCGTACGCCGCGTCGGCTCCTCGATCACCGCGATGCTCTTCGACGCGCTCGTCGTCCGCACCGCCGTACCCGCGACCCTGCACCTGACGAACGTGGCCGCCGGCCGGATCGACGCCTTCTGGCAGTTCGCCGGCGCCCGAGCGGATCTGCTGCCCGGCGCGCTGCTCGTCACCGAGGCCGGCGGACGGATCTCCGACGCCGAGGGCCGCCCCTGGACCCCGCAGAGCGACAGCTTCCTGGCTGCCGCGCCCGGCGTCCACGCCGAGGCCGCGGCCACGCTGACGCGCTGA
- a CDS encoding GMC family oxidoreductase: MGQSPYDYDYVVVGAGTAGCVIASRLSERPGVRVLLLEAGARDATGAMASPWGFLGFDPSSLWPGASTVQAGTGRAADVLRGKALGGSSSINGLYHLRGHRSGYDEWPGLGAPGWGFDDLLPSFRRSESTRGRDASVRGTDGPVVVAPVPEPHPLATAGVAAAVQAGFTRADDIGGGLETGFGWSDMNLPGGARQSAADAYIRPFLDRPNLDVVTDATVRRLRITAGRCTGVEYTLGGERLSVESAEVIVTAGAIGSAHLLMLSGIGTARHLGEHGIGVVADLPGVGSHLQDHPMAAVVYEARQPVPFVPANPPAEMMGLLYSDPAAARPDLQVYIVAAPLPSAWGPPPANGYSIAFSAMAPHSRGTVRLADADPAAAPVVDPGYLSDDRDLEVMRKGLAVARRIGEADAFAEWRKQEAVPGSGTSGASVEEFIRKATGPYFHFTGTCRMGTDADAVVDPANLRVHGIAGLRVADASVMPSIPSANTNATVYAIAERAAELLD; encoded by the coding sequence ATGGGCCAGAGTCCTTATGACTATGACTATGTCGTTGTGGGAGCGGGGACGGCGGGGTGCGTGATCGCCTCCCGGCTTTCGGAACGCCCCGGCGTGCGGGTGCTGTTGCTGGAGGCGGGAGCCCGGGACGCGACCGGGGCGATGGCATCTCCTTGGGGATTCCTCGGGTTCGACCCGTCATCCCTCTGGCCGGGCGCCTCGACCGTGCAGGCCGGTACCGGCAGGGCCGCCGACGTGCTGCGCGGTAAGGCGCTCGGCGGATCGTCGAGCATCAATGGCCTCTACCACCTGCGTGGACACCGCTCCGGTTACGACGAATGGCCCGGACTCGGTGCTCCGGGCTGGGGTTTCGACGATCTGCTGCCCTCTTTCCGCCGCAGCGAGAGCACGCGCGGTCGTGACGCCTCCGTGCGGGGCACGGACGGGCCGGTCGTGGTCGCCCCGGTTCCGGAACCCCACCCCTTGGCCACGGCGGGCGTCGCCGCCGCCGTGCAGGCCGGGTTCACACGCGCCGACGACATCGGCGGCGGGCTGGAGACCGGGTTCGGGTGGAGCGACATGAATCTGCCCGGCGGCGCCCGCCAGAGCGCGGCCGACGCCTACATCCGCCCGTTCCTCGACCGACCGAACCTGGACGTCGTCACCGACGCGACCGTGCGACGGCTGCGCATCACCGCGGGCCGCTGCACCGGAGTCGAGTACACCCTGGGTGGCGAGCGCCTGTCCGTCGAGAGCGCCGAGGTCATAGTGACCGCGGGGGCCATCGGTTCCGCGCACCTCCTGATGCTGTCAGGGATCGGCACGGCACGACACCTCGGCGAACACGGCATCGGCGTCGTCGCCGACCTGCCGGGAGTGGGATCCCATCTGCAGGACCATCCGATGGCGGCAGTGGTGTACGAGGCCAGGCAGCCCGTACCGTTCGTTCCTGCCAACCCGCCGGCCGAAATGATGGGCCTGCTGTACAGCGACCCCGCCGCGGCCCGGCCGGACCTTCAGGTCTACATCGTCGCCGCACCGCTCCCGTCGGCATGGGGCCCGCCGCCGGCCAACGGCTACTCCATCGCCTTCTCCGCGATGGCTCCGCACAGCAGGGGCACCGTGCGCCTGGCGGACGCCGATCCCGCCGCCGCTCCCGTCGTCGACCCCGGCTACCTGAGCGACGACCGTGACCTGGAGGTCATGCGCAAGGGCCTGGCCGTGGCACGCCGCATCGGGGAGGCCGACGCGTTCGCCGAATGGCGCAAGCAGGAAGCGGTGCCGGGCTCCGGGACGAGCGGTGCGTCCGTGGAAGAGTTCATCCGCAAGGCCACCGGCCCCTACTTCCACTTCACCGGCACCTGCCGCATGGGAACCGACGCCGATGCCGTCGTCGACCCCGCGAACCTTCGCGTACACGGCATCGCCGGACTGCGGGTCGCCGATGCCTCGGTGATGCCGTCCATCCCCTCGGCCAATACCAACGCGACCGTCTACGCCATCGCCGAACGGGCTGCCGAACTGCTCGACTGA
- a CDS encoding DHA2 family efflux MFS transporter permease subunit, producing the protein MPAPQETPTLSPARVTTVLRILVLSTFVVLLNETIMVNAIPRLMRDFEVTAAAAGWLSTAFMLTMAVVIPVTGWFLQRVTTRTAFVLAMALFLAGTALAAAAPAFSVLLGARVIQASGTAVMMPLLMTTLMTLVPPQDRGRVMGNITLVISVAPALGPAVSGVLLQLGSWRLLFLAVLPIAGAMAIFGRRNLINIGEPQATPIDWLSIPLAAGGFGALVYGLSGLGAGDATQAPVPPEAITLVGAVLVGLFVWRQLALQRSSAPLLDLRALTFRHFSVALGLMCLSFMALMGAFILLPIYLQEVCGLTSLQTGLLLIPGGLTMGLLGPQVGKLYDRLGAPRLVVPGAVLTALCLGLFALTGEQTSPWLVLALHVALSAGMAFVFTPVFTSGLAVLPPHLYPHGSAILGSLQQVAAAAGTALVISVMSGHAATAAAEGADATSALATGVRWGFGIGAVLGALAVLVALLIRTPPAPQQPAASQAQDEDGTTVDKTAHTPT; encoded by the coding sequence ATGCCCGCACCACAAGAAACGCCCACGCTCTCGCCCGCCCGCGTCACCACCGTGCTGCGGATTCTCGTGCTGTCCACGTTCGTCGTCCTCCTCAACGAGACGATCATGGTCAACGCGATCCCGCGGCTCATGCGCGATTTCGAGGTCACCGCAGCCGCCGCCGGGTGGCTGTCCACGGCCTTCATGCTCACCATGGCCGTGGTCATCCCGGTCACGGGGTGGTTCCTGCAGCGTGTGACGACCCGGACCGCCTTCGTCCTCGCCATGGCACTGTTCCTCGCCGGCACGGCCCTGGCCGCGGCCGCGCCCGCCTTCTCCGTACTGCTGGGCGCCCGCGTCATCCAGGCGAGCGGCACCGCCGTCATGATGCCGCTGCTCATGACGACGCTGATGACCCTCGTACCCCCGCAGGACCGCGGCCGTGTCATGGGCAACATCACCCTCGTCATCTCCGTCGCCCCCGCCCTCGGCCCCGCCGTCTCCGGTGTGCTGTTGCAGCTGGGGTCATGGCGCCTGCTGTTCCTGGCCGTGCTTCCCATCGCCGGAGCCATGGCCATATTCGGTCGGCGCAACCTGATCAACATCGGCGAGCCGCAGGCCACTCCGATCGACTGGTTGTCCATCCCCCTGGCGGCAGGGGGCTTCGGCGCCCTGGTCTACGGCCTGAGTGGGCTCGGTGCCGGGGACGCGACCCAGGCACCTGTGCCCCCGGAGGCCATCACCCTGGTCGGCGCCGTGCTGGTGGGCCTGTTCGTCTGGCGTCAGCTGGCACTGCAGCGCTCGTCCGCACCACTGCTGGACCTGCGTGCGTTGACGTTCCGGCACTTCTCCGTGGCGCTCGGTCTGATGTGCCTGTCCTTCATGGCTCTCATGGGCGCGTTCATCCTGCTGCCGATCTATCTGCAGGAGGTGTGCGGCCTGACCTCACTGCAGACCGGGCTGCTCCTCATCCCCGGCGGCCTGACCATGGGCCTGCTCGGACCGCAGGTCGGCAAGCTCTACGACCGCCTCGGCGCACCGCGCCTGGTCGTACCCGGAGCCGTACTCACAGCGCTCTGCCTCGGCCTTTTCGCCCTCACGGGTGAACAGACCTCACCGTGGCTGGTGCTCGCCCTTCACGTGGCCCTGAGCGCGGGCATGGCGTTCGTCTTCACCCCCGTCTTCACCTCCGGTCTGGCCGTACTGCCGCCGCACCTCTACCCCCACGGCTCCGCCATCCTGGGCTCGCTCCAGCAGGTCGCGGCGGCCGCCGGTACCGCCTTGGTCATCAGCGTCATGTCGGGACACGCCGCCACGGCAGCGGCCGAGGGCGCCGACGCCACCAGCGCGCTCGCCACGGGCGTCCGATGGGGATTCGGTATCGGCGCCGTGCTCGGAGCCCTGGCCGTGCTGGTCGCGTTGCTCATCCGCACCCCACCCGCTCCGCAGCAGCCTGCTGCGTCGCAGGCCCAGGACGAGGACGGCACCACGGTCGACAAGACCGCCCACACACCGACCTGA
- a CDS encoding DUF5685 family protein — protein MRTEWMAHLCGLCLALRSEYGQFARVATNYDGLIVSVLTEAQSERTGDWRRGAGPCPLRGMRSADVAQGEGARLAATVSLVLAAAKMRDHVVDGDGLLGRRPVALAARRIAHNWDRAGVAGGERLGFDTTLLIEAVERQPDIERSTGPGGSLLAVTEPAETATAAAFAYTAVLTGRPGNAEPLAEAGRLFGRLAHLLDAVEDLDADVASGAWNPIAVTGTDRAEVRRLCDDAVRGIRFALSDVAFVDGRLVGALLGGELERAVDRVFDPRHRHQQHRGQARGPRMLPWLGRRTETETPSGTGTGTGAACGVGQLAGAAPEGGAMSAHRSSEGQCRRCREWARTCRHCGLCPRCCRCDDDSGGDEGESWQFGDGNRGGGSGRDGSGGDGWFGGQGGGASGGSSGGSGGGHGSGGSGGSGGSGGGSGDGCGGGGGGCCNPCKCCCDCCD, from the coding sequence TTGCGTACCGAGTGGATGGCGCACCTGTGCGGGCTGTGCCTGGCTCTGCGCAGCGAGTACGGTCAGTTCGCGAGGGTGGCCACCAACTACGACGGACTGATCGTCTCGGTGCTGACCGAAGCGCAGTCGGAGCGCACCGGGGACTGGCGGCGGGGTGCCGGTCCGTGCCCGCTGCGCGGGATGCGGTCGGCGGACGTGGCACAGGGTGAGGGCGCGCGGCTGGCGGCGACGGTGTCGCTGGTGCTGGCCGCGGCGAAGATGCGTGACCACGTGGTCGACGGCGACGGCTTGCTGGGGCGCCGCCCGGTGGCGCTGGCGGCACGCCGGATCGCCCACAACTGGGACCGCGCGGGAGTCGCAGGCGGCGAACGACTCGGCTTCGACACCACGCTGCTGATCGAGGCGGTCGAGCGCCAGCCGGACATCGAGCGCTCGACCGGACCCGGTGGCTCGCTGCTGGCGGTCACGGAGCCTGCGGAGACGGCGACCGCGGCCGCCTTCGCGTACACCGCGGTGCTCACGGGCCGCCCGGGCAACGCCGAACCGCTCGCGGAAGCCGGCCGTCTGTTCGGTCGGCTGGCGCATCTGCTGGACGCGGTGGAGGACTTGGACGCGGACGTGGCGTCCGGCGCGTGGAACCCGATCGCCGTGACCGGTACGGACCGTGCCGAGGTGCGCCGGCTCTGCGACGACGCCGTCCGTGGAATCCGATTCGCCCTGTCCGACGTCGCGTTCGTCGACGGACGGCTGGTGGGGGCGCTTCTGGGCGGCGAGTTGGAGCGTGCCGTCGATCGCGTCTTCGACCCTCGGCACCGTCACCAGCAGCACCGCGGCCAGGCGCGGGGTCCGCGCATGCTGCCCTGGCTGGGCCGCCGTACGGAGACGGAAACGCCCTCGGGGACCGGCACCGGCACGGGTGCGGCCTGCGGCGTAGGGCAGCTCGCGGGCGCGGCCCCGGAGGGCGGGGCGATGTCGGCGCACCGGTCGTCGGAGGGGCAGTGCCGGCGGTGCCGCGAGTGGGCTCGGACATGTCGCCATTGCGGGTTGTGCCCCAGATGCTGCCGCTGCGACGACGACTCCGGCGGGGATGAGGGCGAGTCCTGGCAGTTCGGCGACGGCAACCGCGGCGGCGGCTCGGGCCGGGACGGTTCCGGCGGCGACGGCTGGTTCGGTGGCCAGGGCGGCGGCGCCTCGGGTGGCTCCTCCGGCGGCTCGGGCGGCGGTCACGGATCCGGCGGCTCCGGTGGCTCCGGCGGTTCCGGTGGTGGCTCGGGTGACGGCTGCGGCGGAGGTGGCGGTGGCTGCTGCAATCCGTGCAAGTGCTGCTGCGACTGCTGCGACTGA
- a CDS encoding helicase-related protein — translation MLLEELKPGLRIDGVVPAEVVTIIAAQQHGANAVELTYKTAGGILDQRVVFRKDEVRLSIARGGSRAFDAKVPDFKLVAEAQRISLAGLFDPMLAVATSDVQPLPHQIRAVYGELMPRTPLRFLLADDPGAGKTIMAGLYIKELLLRDDVKRCLVVAPGGLVDQWQDELYFKFGLRFDLLTNQLADSRLHLNVFESHPLLIARMDQLSRNEDLKAQLKETDWDLIVVDEAHRMGGHYFGGKVEKTKRFQLGETLGGITRHLLLMTATPHSGKEEDFQLFLTLLDSDRFEGRQKSSVDVSGIMRRMIKEDLLTFEGRKLFPERLAETVPYELTALEYDLYEDVTHYVREGMNRADRVGGTRKNTVGFALTVLQRRLASSPEAIHKSLVRRTERLERRKQEILDGTCRETVPAVDLAGLDHGDLDAQEIEEMEEELLDAATAARTVDELDAELIELRALVRTAQRVREAGTDRKWTELAALLRDHALVTDTEGNPRKLIVFTEHRDTLHYLQGKIGSLLGRTDAVKAIHGGVRRAERRQITEEFTKNSDVRILLATDAAGEGLNLQVAHLMINYDLPWNPNRIEQRFGRIHRIGQTEVCRLWNLVASNTREGEVFTRLLEKLDQMRQTYGGKVFDVLGEAFAEVPLRDMLLDAIQYGEQPAVRNRMYEVIDSTVGDGLKGLLDERALASEHLSDADLRVLRDTMDDARARRLEPHDIESTFKDALTRLGGRIVKRTQGRYEITHVPQHVRSAGNGPIATRYDHVTFDLGHVRPDDRAHVDLLAPGHPLHDAVMAETIRNFGGSLNRGAVLVSAALDAPHLLVGVVEEVTDGTDESVARRFSYAYVDSRGAVHPAGPAPYLDCAAAPEGAAADAARAWPWLADAEDKATSWIIANRLPAYLAEVQPRRLAELSKTRELVTERLTSERERLILDAAAASEKERRGEKPKESSESLHRKAVELDARLRERLALLDRQQRMSTKPPRILTAALVLSGSEAPRGR, via the coding sequence GTGCTGCTCGAGGAGCTCAAGCCGGGTCTGCGGATCGACGGGGTCGTACCGGCGGAGGTCGTCACGATCATCGCCGCGCAGCAGCACGGTGCGAACGCGGTCGAGCTGACCTACAAGACCGCCGGGGGCATCCTCGACCAGCGGGTCGTCTTCCGCAAGGACGAGGTCAGGCTGAGCATCGCCCGCGGCGGGAGTCGCGCCTTCGACGCGAAGGTACCCGACTTCAAGCTGGTCGCCGAGGCTCAGCGGATCTCCCTGGCCGGCCTGTTCGACCCGATGCTCGCGGTGGCGACCAGTGACGTTCAGCCGCTCCCGCACCAGATCCGCGCCGTGTACGGGGAGCTCATGCCCCGCACACCGCTGCGCTTCCTGCTCGCCGACGACCCGGGTGCCGGAAAGACGATCATGGCCGGGCTCTACATCAAGGAGCTCCTGCTCCGCGACGACGTCAAGCGGTGCCTCGTCGTGGCTCCTGGAGGTCTGGTCGACCAGTGGCAGGACGAGCTCTACTTCAAGTTCGGCCTCCGCTTCGACCTGCTCACGAACCAGCTCGCCGACTCGCGGCTCCATCTCAACGTCTTCGAGAGCCACCCGCTCCTCATCGCCCGCATGGACCAGCTCTCCCGCAACGAGGACCTGAAGGCACAGCTCAAGGAGACGGACTGGGACCTGATCGTCGTCGACGAGGCACATCGCATGGGTGGCCACTACTTCGGCGGCAAGGTCGAGAAGACCAAGCGGTTCCAGCTCGGCGAGACGCTCGGTGGGATCACGCGTCACCTGCTCCTGATGACGGCGACTCCGCACTCGGGGAAGGAGGAGGACTTCCAACTCTTCCTCACCCTGCTGGACAGCGACCGGTTCGAGGGCAGGCAGAAGAGCAGCGTCGACGTCAGCGGGATCATGCGACGCATGATCAAGGAGGATCTGCTCACCTTCGAGGGCAGAAAGCTCTTCCCCGAGCGCCTGGCGGAGACCGTCCCCTACGAACTCACGGCGCTCGAGTACGACCTCTACGAGGACGTCACCCACTACGTCCGCGAGGGGATGAACCGAGCCGACCGGGTCGGCGGCACACGCAAGAACACCGTCGGCTTCGCGCTCACCGTGCTGCAGCGACGACTGGCCTCCAGCCCCGAGGCGATCCACAAGAGCCTCGTGCGGCGCACCGAACGCCTGGAGCGCAGGAAGCAGGAGATCCTCGACGGCACCTGCCGCGAGACCGTGCCCGCCGTCGACCTCGCCGGCCTCGACCACGGTGACCTCGACGCCCAGGAGATCGAGGAGATGGAGGAGGAGCTGCTCGACGCCGCGACGGCGGCGCGGACGGTCGATGAGCTCGACGCCGAGCTCATCGAGCTGAGGGCGTTGGTGCGGACGGCTCAGCGGGTGCGCGAGGCGGGCACGGACCGCAAGTGGACCGAACTGGCCGCCCTCCTGCGGGACCACGCGCTGGTGACGGACACCGAGGGAAACCCGCGGAAACTGATCGTCTTCACCGAGCACCGCGACACCCTCCACTATCTGCAGGGCAAGATCGGCTCCCTGCTGGGGAGAACCGATGCCGTCAAGGCCATTCACGGCGGCGTACGCCGGGCCGAGCGGCGTCAGATCACCGAGGAGTTCACGAAGAACAGCGACGTTCGGATCCTGCTGGCCACCGACGCCGCCGGTGAGGGCCTCAACCTGCAGGTCGCACACCTGATGATCAACTACGACCTGCCCTGGAACCCCAACCGCATCGAGCAGCGCTTCGGTCGCATCCACCGCATCGGTCAGACGGAGGTCTGCCGACTCTGGAACCTCGTGGCCTCCAACACCCGTGAGGGCGAGGTGTTCACGCGCCTGCTGGAGAAGCTCGACCAGATGCGCCAGACGTACGGCGGGAAGGTCTTCGACGTCCTGGGCGAGGCCTTCGCCGAGGTCCCGTTGCGCGACATGCTCCTCGACGCGATCCAGTACGGCGAGCAGCCCGCTGTCAGGAACCGGATGTACGAGGTCATCGACAGCACCGTCGGAGACGGCCTCAAGGGCCTCCTCGACGAACGCGCGCTCGCTTCGGAGCACCTCTCGGATGCCGATCTCCGCGTGCTGCGCGACACGATGGACGACGCCCGCGCCCGGCGCCTCGAGCCGCACGACATCGAATCGACCTTCAAGGACGCCCTCACCCGACTCGGCGGCCGGATCGTCAAGCGGACGCAGGGGCGTTACGAGATCACCCACGTGCCGCAGCACGTCCGCTCGGCGGGGAACGGCCCCATAGCCACCAGGTACGACCACGTCACCTTCGACCTCGGCCATGTTCGGCCCGACGATCGCGCCCACGTCGACCTGCTCGCTCCCGGCCACCCGCTGCACGACGCCGTCATGGCCGAAACCATCCGGAACTTCGGGGGGTCACTCAACCGTGGCGCCGTGCTCGTCTCGGCCGCTCTCGACGCACCGCACCTCCTCGTCGGGGTCGTCGAAGAGGTCACGGACGGCACCGACGAGTCGGTGGCCCGCAGGTTCTCCTACGCCTACGTCGACAGCCGCGGCGCCGTGCACCCGGCCGGCCCCGCGCCCTACCTCGACTGCGCCGCGGCGCCCGAGGGCGCGGCGGCCGACGCCGCACGCGCATGGCCCTGGCTCGCGGACGCCGAGGACAAGGCGACCAGCTGGATCATCGCCAACCGGCTTCCCGCGTACCTGGCCGAGGTCCAGCCCCGGCGACTGGCCGAGCTGTCCAAGACCCGGGAACTGGTGACCGAGCGCCTGACCTCGGAGCGTGAGCGGCTGATCCTCGATGCCGCGGCGGCCTCCGAGAAGGAACGGAGGGGCGAGAAGCCCAAGGAGTCCTCCGAGAGCCTCCACCGCAAGGCTGTCGAGCTGGACGCACGGCTTCGCGAGCGTCTCGCCCTGCTCGATCGGCAACAGCGGATGTCGACGAAGCCGCCACGGATCCTCACCGCGGCGCTCGTGTTGAGCGGATCCGAAGCACCCCGTGGCCGGTGA